Genomic segment of Corythoichthys intestinalis isolate RoL2023-P3 chromosome 7, ASM3026506v1, whole genome shotgun sequence:
GCGGAGCTGCGTGATCATGAGAGACTCGCTCGGTCAAACCGGGCTAGGGATGAGGATGACTAATCTCCTAGACCGGGCAAGGGATGATGATGAGAAATCTCCTACAGTTGATACTACACACGCGAGCCTCCATAGCACCCCAGGCCTTCCCTCCCTTCACTCACTTGGACATGAACTGATAAAATACACTCAAATTACTATATGCGAAatttccatggcaatcaatgacttttgaacgaaatgtgttagactatgacTGGACTGTTACACAATATGCTGCTTGTGCGACCCGGGCGGATGGGGGACGGGTTTCCGATAAGCTTTtgcttttcccgtcttccttGTCTGTCTTCATCTTTGTCTTTCCTTCGGGTAAACAAATTCACACTCTGATAAtgtccacactctgaaactgttaatgatttcttttttttcttttttttggtgattttttttgtttatgatgatttgatgatgatgatgatgacaatgacaataaatttattcattcattcatacttttagaaaccctgggaactaccagtagacctgcattctgagagcggagtgttctgttggggcggtatggaaccagagcattggtgagataagatggccccaacccattaatggtcttaaatgtaagaaggaggattttaaatttaattctaaactcgactggaagccagtgaagggcctggagcccaGGGGTGATGAGCTCTCTtcaattggttcctgttaaaaggcttgctgctgcgttttggacaagctgaagaccttttagagaacttttaggacaagctgcaagtagggagttacagtaatccaatctcgatgtaacaaacgcgtgaattaatttttctgcattgcttttagataaaatatttctaaatttggctatgttgcgcaggtgaaagaaggccgttctgcaggtttgtttaatgtgagctttaaacgataagtcagggttgaATAaaactaggtttttaactgtggtgctggaggctacttacattgtccagagtaacTATCTGGGCaactaaagagtctctcacatttttcgggcctattataaggacttctgtcttttcagggtttagtagaagatagttagtgctcatccaggtatttatatctgggGCCAGGTGCTTAGTctgtccacttgcctgatctgctcaggtttaattgttaTATACAGTTgtttgtcgtcagcgtaacaatgaaagttaatgctatgatttctgatgatattacctagaggaagcatatacagcgtagactattgttttcaccaaatacttatttactttgacttgagcacatttttttggatgaatacttttatttgagtaatattattttgaagttttgaaGTAACCCTACtcatacttgagtaaaattttgggttattctacccacctctgttcttAGTGTCCCTTCCGTAACCATTTGCAAGCAAACTGATGAGCCAACAAGACACCTGAACAAGTGGTCTGGGAAGCTGGTTGATTAATAGAAGTGAAGCTCTGACAAGCATAGGTGGAAATGGAAATCTAATCAGTAGAAATGACATGAATAAGAGATGAAAAAACAAGACAGCATGGAAGCAGTGTCAATCATGACAAAACGGTATAAGGGAtgacggttaaaaaaaaaatcaatgaattaATTAACACGAGACCAGATATTTTAAAGATTTATCCCACTGATGTAAGTATATTATTTTTGAGGCGAATAGTAAGaaagttatgaaaaaaaatgcaccTATAATAACTCTGGTTTCTGCCAAACATAACGATggtcaaaaagctcaattttgttCTCATCACACCAAAGAATCTTCTTCCACTTGACCATGGAGTCTTCCACATGCTTATTTGGCAAGATCTGATATGACCTCTTCAACAGCGACTTTCAATTTTTCAAACACTCATTCacaatccccactgtgaagcatggtggtggcagcatcatgctgTGGGGATTTTTCTCAGCAGCCAGATCTGGAAGGCTGAATCAAAGGTTGCGAAATATGCCGAAATCTAAGGGGACCATTTTCTGCAGCAGCCAGACCTGGAAGGCTGAATGAATGCTGCGAAAAATAGCTGAATCCTAGGGGACAATTTTCTTCAGTCTGCAAGCGAACTGCAGCTTGAGAGAAGATTTATtttccagcaagacaatgatctaaaGCTTACTGCAAAAGCAACaaaggaatggttaaaaaaaaaaaataataaaaaataacaggTAAATGTTCTTGAGTGgcagagtcaaagcccagacctCAATCCTATAGAGAATTTGTGCAACAGTTAAAACCATTGCAGTAACAAGTTGCAACTTGAGCAGTTTTGCAAAGAATGGAGCAAAATTACAGTGGGCAGATGTACAAGACTGATTGAAAGAtatccatgacattatcattgaTGTTACTCTGTAGAAACTTGTTTTCACGTTgacattaaaaaagtttttccaATAAAGTTTTGTGTTAGAAATGCCAAATTGTTTTGTCCATGATTAATTTAtgaatgcaataaaagtggaaaaTATCCAAGGAGGTGAATACTTATGATAGGCACCGTCTGTAGGCATGTGCATATTTCCATGCCCTGGCACGAGCAAATATGTCCTTGTTTGCGAACACGGTAGtgattgtttcatttttttcatggttTTGGACAGTCaaacatgacagtgatccctcagTTGTTGTAGTTAATGGGGAAACCCCCCACCTACTCACCACGTAAATCGAAAATCTGTGACGTACgggcggagcttatttacatgaatatatatacaaatgAACTTTGGAAAATTGCTGCTCCTCAAGACCACAAGGTTATATTTGTTCCTTTCCTAGACAATAACAAGCACACACAATTTCACGTTCATAGTCCTTTATATCGTATCCGTGCCCAAGCCCTCAAGttgtccactcactcactcacagtGACCGCTCTCTATGCGTTGCTCCCAGGGTGAGGGATAACCGATAGACTCCCAACTAAGTAATGCAAAATGAAAACAGAAATACGCAGTTTGACGGCCTACGAACACAAAAAGTTCTTTATTCATTTCGGATCACTTTTTCGGTTCATTGTGGGAAAGCAATAGGGAAAAACCATTATGGAGGACACTAATTGCATACCTAATggcaccaaacttcacacatactgtatgtcttgAACCTAAAGACAGACAAAAATAGCCTTGTAGAGGAGCGAAATTAAAAAACTTAGAAAAATAATCATTATGTGATGGActggataatatatatatatatatttggtacagaaacctttgtttgctattacagataccaaacgtttcctgtagtccttgacaaggtttgcacacactgcagcagggattttggcccactcctccatgcagatcttctacagagccttcaggttttggggctgctaccgggcaacacagactttcagctccctccatagattttcaatcgggttcagatctggtgactggctaggccactccaggaccttaagatgcttcttacggagccactctttagttgccttggctgtgtgctttgggtcgttgtcatgctggaagacccagccacgacccatcttcagggctctcactgaaggaaggaggttgtcagtctggcgatacatagccccatccatcctcccctcaatatgatgcagtcgtcctgtacccttggcagagaagcagccccaaaaaatgatgtttccacctccatgtttcacggttgggatggtgttcttgggtttGTACTTATACTTCTTTTTTCTCCAAACACgatgagccgagtttagaccaaaaagttcaattttggtctcatccgaccacatgaccttctcccattgctcctctggatcatccagatggtcagtggcaaacttcagacgtgtctggacatgcgctggcttcagcagcgggaccttgtgtgcgctgtaggattttaatccatgacgacataatgtgtttctgatggttttcttcgagactgtggttccagctctcttcaggtcatagaccaggtcctgccgtgtagttctgggccgatccctcaccttcctcatgatcaatgatgccccacgaggtgagatcttgcatggagccccagaacgaggcagattgaccgtcaacatgaacttcttccattttctaataatccctccaacagttgttaccttctcaccaagctgcttgcttattttcctgtagcccatcccagccttgtgcaggtgtattattttatccctgatgtccttacacagctctttggtcttggccattgtggagaggttgaagtttgtttgtttgagcatgtgaacaggtgtcttttatacaggtaacaagttcaaacaggtgcagttacttccagtaatgagtggagaacaggaggggttcttaaaaaagaactaagagccgaaatatttactagttggtaatgtataaaatacaaatttattatttaaaaattatacaatgtgattttctggatttttgcattaagttctcttcaactgtgagggacagaatctatgatacaaattacagacctctacatggcttgcaagtgggaaaaccagcaaaatcggcagtgtatcaaatacttgttctccccactgtatatatgttttttttctcttcgttgggcattttatggctggtgcgacttatactcagctgcAACTTGTTGTCCGAAAACTACGGTAATTATAATATAAATGACATAGACaagtatacatatgtatatcttAACatcttaaataaaatactgtatttatttaattttaatcgaaaaaaaaaatccgcgatggactgaaagCGTCGAGTTTTAAAGCACGATATAGCAAGGGAAGCAAAGAAGTAAGCGAAGAAGTGATTCAAAGTAAACAAACATATAACCTTGTTTTCGATTTTGCAATTTGTCAACATTAAATGGTAAATGTCGAGTACTTATACTagtatagcgcatttatctacatttttacaatgcccaaagtgctttacattagcactcaTTTTCTCTTTgaagcacacattcacacaccaatggtgctgctgccatgcaaggcgctgccaacccattgggggcaaattagggttcagtgccttgcccaagggcacttcgacagtgggcattCATTGCCAAGAATTGAACTGTGGAcccttcggtcccaggacaactccagctaccaactgtGCCACAGCCGGTAATTGCAATCTGTTTGTTTTAGTAATTTTCTAAGTGTgttaactaggggtgtcaaacgattaaaatttttaatcgagttaattacagtttaaaaataatcgtaattaatcgcaattcaaaccatctataaaatatgccatgtttttctgtaaattattgttggaatggaaagataagacacaagatggatatatacattcaacatacggtacataagtactgtatttctttagtataacaataaatcaacaagatggcattaccattattaacattctgttaaaggtcGTATGTttgtctacccctttcaatcacttagcttatagacacccccacccccctctttcactggtcAATAGGAAATatatctcgctgacaatggcaccagcatattagtaattagtctagatgttcaatgtatttcttgttgttgtttgtgtatgtgtttcttttcttctgtcccccataatcccttcctgttcgctgctttgtcataataaaaaggtattttgaattatcacaatgggagtatgtcagactctcaatgtgaaacattaaaactgttcagactatccgggcacttagacttccattttctgtgtcaaacagctgaacaggacaggtatttaaaaaaaaaaaaaaacattctgttaaagcgatccatggatagaaagacttgtagttcttcaaagaaaaatattagtacaagatatagaaattttatattaaaacccctcttcatggttttgttttaataaaatttgtgaaattttcaatcaaaaaaaaaaaactagtagcccgccattgttgatgtcaataattacttacacaatgctcatgggtgctgaagcctataaaatcagtcgcacccaagcgccagcagagggcgccaaaactccgaaaaacacaacaagtacacctttaactgtgctgtcattgtaatctgtttgagcggggcatttgtgcgttaattgcgtcaaatattttaacgtgattaatttaaaaaattaattaccgcccattaacgcgatacttttgacagcccGAGTGTTAACGTTAGTCTACTTTTAGTCAATGACAACTCAAGAAgtttaatgaattaaaaaaaaagttttagtctagtttaaatataaaaaaataataaataaaggagCATAAACATGGCTAGAATGCAGTCTGACAAATTATATGAACACTAACCAGACAGAAAACTACTTAGTATTTTCGTCTCAACTCATCAAACGTAAACTGGCAAGTGTCTCGTTATGTTATGACACATGTTTAACACTTTATTGTTATGTCGTCatcatgaaaaataaatggTTGTCAATTCAATATTATCATTGTTATCATGAACAAAAACGATACTGGTGGGTAACAACATTTCTGCCTTACTTTTACAGAAATGCATAAATAATCTCAAAGTAAGTATTGTAATTTACAACAATTCAGAGCCAGTAATATTGCCCCAGAATTTTCAGCAATACAGTAATCCATTGCACTGTCAAGATATGAGCTTCTTTTCAAAAGCACACCCACACAAGACAGACAAGAGCACTGAGTCACCCTGATTGTTAACCCCCCGCAGTACCCTCCCCCTCCCCGTAATGGACATGCCAGGGGACTTTGATGTAGGAAAGGGTATCAGAGCATGACTTCTTTCCGTCGCCCAGATGGTGCGGAGACGAGCGGCGTCAGCGGAGCTGAGCTGTTGCGCGCGCCCTGGCAAAGCGATAAGCAAAAGCGCACAGAGCTGCGAGTTGCAGAGAGGAGGAGGAGAGAAAGCTCATCTCAGCGGGAGGCAGCTTTTATAGCAACCTGACACAGATAAACGAGGAATATGCAGCAGCGTGTCGCCTTCCCAAATGGTTTGCCTTCAGTTTCGTGATCCCAGGCTGTCCAACTTTCCACCGGCGGGAGATGTGATCAAGTCGATCCAAAATGAACGAGACCGGAGTACTAACTCTGGCTCCGGAGCCATGTGAGCAGCAAATGACACCGGAGGACAACAGTGGGAACTGTAGTGTGAGTTCTGGCGAGAACCTGTCGCTGCACTGCTGGCTGCAGCTGCTCACCAAGGAGTCCAATGCGGAATTCCAAGGGGATACTTCCAGCCTGGTGGTACGTGTGATGATTGCGTGCGTCTACTCTGTCGTCTGCGCGTTGGGGCTGGTGGGGAATGTGCTGGCACTGTATCTGCTGCACTCACGTTACAGACAGAAGCAATCGTCTATCAACTGCTTCGTGATGGGGCTGGCTATCACCGATCTGCAGTTCGTCCTGACTCTGCCCTTCTGGGCGGTGGACACGGCTCTGGACTTCCGGTGGCCTTTTGGCCGAGTCATGTGCAAAATTATCAGCTCCGTGACCACCATGAACATGTACGCCAGTGTTTTCTTCCTCACTGCCATGAGCGTGGCACGTTACTATTCCATCTCATCTGCGCTGAAGATGCACAGCAGGAGAGCAGCGGCCACCCGCGCCAAATGGACCAGCCTGGGCATCTGGGTTGTGTCTCTGTTGGTCACGCTGCCACACGCTATTTATTCAACCACCGCCCAGGTGTCGGATGAGGAACTTTGCCTGGTGCGCTTCCCGGATACGGCAAACTGGGACCCGCAGCTCCTTTTAGGTTTGTACCATCTGCAAAAGGTCCTTTTGGGCTTCCTCATCCCTCTGATCATCATCAGTGTCTGCTACCTACTTCTCTTGCGCCTGGTCCTCAGCCGCCGCATTTCAGGTGCCGGCGGCCCAGAGGTGGAGCAAGGTCGTCAAAACCGTCGTTCCAAAGTCACCAAATCCATCGTGATTGTGGTTCTGTCCTTCTTTCTGTGCTGGCTTCCCAATCAGGCACTGACCCTGTGGGGAGTGCTGATCAAGTTTGATCTGGTGCCCTTTAGCAAGGCTTTCTACAACGTGCAAGCCTACGCCTTCCCGTTGACCGTGTGCCTGGCGCACACCAACAGTTGCCTCAATCCGGTGCTCTACTGCCTGATCCGACGTGAGTTCCGGGCGGGTCTCAAGGAGATTGTCCTTCACACCACGCCATCTTTCAGGGGCCTGACTCATCTGCTGAGACGCAAAGGCAAAGTGGCAGAGGCCCCCCCCGTTATGGTTCTGGTCCAAATGGATGTGTGAGCAGCGGACAGATGGCTGGTTTGATAGCATGAAGACAGTTTCCCAATAGATGGGGGCgcctgtcattgtttgtttgCAAAGGATGGCCTCACCCGAATCCCTTCAAGACAGCAAATGCCAACACCTTTATTTATATTCCGCTTTTGTGAGCGTTATCATCATGCTCGACGCAATGGGACGTGGCCCACTTTTCCCCCTTTCCTCCAAGACTTTGTGCTGTTATGTAATCTTCTATTTTTCTTGCCCAGTCTATTTGTCCCTCTGTGACAGACACTACTCGTAATGCCCCTTCTGGAATGTAATCATAAATATGTATCAATGTCAATCATAAATGAGATTTTGAGAGTTACCACACTTGGCCAGGGGATGAGCTCCGGGGTTACGTGGCATAATCCGAATTTAGCATCTGACACAGAGCTGACAGAATTAAGGTATCAGGCTTTTTACAGCTTATGCCCTACGACGGAGGTGTGCATTAAGAGCCAGTAATGACTAATACCTAAGCATCTGAAGAATGTCATGGTTCCTGCAATTGCCGTGTGTGTCCTTTGTCAATGTGCACTGCTTTATGTGGTGATGTCACAACACCGTCAAAAGATATTTTCAAAGAATAAAGGCAGTAAAGTTTTGGAGTTCTGGTTGAAAACTAATTAAAATGTTTCATCATGAGTCATCATTAGTCTCCAGTTTTCCAACTATGACATCAAAGTAACTTGAAGTTACATATAcgcaggggcgctgccagggattttgggccccaccacctgtgccgggacacacacacacatttagagtatcaactatgTAACTACCTGcgttctggtgaatctttacacacaaatttgtgcattttctgcattaatttaagatgaaaatatatttatgtaaacatacagcgtatagagcaataatgaatagactgatatcatctataagaaatgtactgaaggccatcttttacaatctaaatatatttttattagaaatattctcaaagcaaataccataataaactagaaactgcaatttcgggagaaattacacctgggtctttcctctgtggtgacacagatcttagccccactcaggtctatcaatagaatggacaataatgccagtcaatggcattaaagaaAGTAtacgccattagaaatgattgggaaaattggacgtccatgtccgtcaatggcagcatacTCCGTAAGcttcaatgcaatcggggacatttggggtacacgtcctattgataactggtcatttcctgttgatttggggatattgttttttttttgctattgaaaatgaatgggaaaaaatttgaacgtccaaggacgtcaatggtatcaacttacataggcgtcaatggaatccaagtacattggcatcaataaaatgaaaaaacatgctgAAATGCAATTGGAAATgactgggaagtttggacgtccatggacgtcaatgcaatcggggacatttgggctaCACGtcatattgatatctggtcctttcctgttgatttggggacattgtttttttttttgccattgaaaatgaataggaaaaaatttggacgtccatggacgtcaatggtatcaactttaataggcgtcaatggaatccaagtacaatgGCACcaacagaatgaaaaaacatgaatatatgccattagaaatgaatgggaaatttggacgtccatggccgtcaatggcggcacccttcataagcgttaatttaattggggaagtttgggggacacgtcctattgatatctggtcattttttgttgatttggggaaaaaaaaattcccattgaaaatgaatgggggaaaatttggatgtccatggacgtcaatggtatcaacatacatgggtgtcaatggaatctaagtacattggcatcattcaaatgaaaaaaacatgatgaaatgccattggaatgaatgcaaagtttggacgtccattgacgtcaatggtatcaccctccataagtgtcaatgcaatcggggacaattGGGGTACACAtcgtattgatatctggtcatttcctattgatttggggacattgttttttttgccattgtaaatgattgggaaaaaatttggacgtcaatggcatcgacttacattggCGTCAATGGTAaatgacttagaataaatgttttgttttaactaaACTATACTACAGCAAACATTACAGTATgcaactgttttagtatgaagagattgctaagggtttgcctgctgtactgattaaatgtaagctaaaagtggagcaaacactagctagcaaacaattacagtatttcattatggagtaggcttagcctcATCTGGAAACTCGCGATCTCCACTATATGCTACATttccgaagcgaggtcccttgttGACAAACtcaattcaataaattcttgacaaattggattcaagccgattttaaaaaataaaatttccacaccaacatctgtaggataccaaaaaatgccgtcattatttggaattcatgtttttgaataggtgaatatcgctcattgaggccgggaaaatcccgtatttcttatggaatgagctgggacctcgcttcggagctaaggtaacaggttaattttcaacACTAtactgacacaagacaccaaccttcctttgtgaagtactttgtcatatcctgttggccttttctacccatctcctgttttgctttcttttctttcctctttgaaaacccgatttttgttttgaaaacatttctgcagtaccACGCTCCATGCACTCCGAGTCATTGACTGCTGTAAATGCGCACCTCTCCTCCCggtctgatcgaaggaagggcggaccaaaccatttaatgaaaatacgggGGTTGGGGTGGGCTGGCAATACatatgattaatatttaaatttgcaaacgattacctaatgttctaattttctttgtgggccccccatcagggcatgggcccttagaatcagtatcacttttcacccctCCACGGCGCGTCTGCATATACGTACTGCTCTTCACCATGAATAATaaacagtgaagaaaacaaaatatataattaaggTACAGATTGTCTTTTTATGCTGCGTGATCATATATTATTACACTGCCACGCAAATTCTTTGCAGGCTGTTCATAGCTTCAACACCTTGTATGTTTTTAATATTGGGAACGGATTATGGAAGTGTATTGCTTGCTTaccaggaggggaaaaaaaaaaaaaaatcaatgcaagGCCTTGGAATCAAATCAAATCGTGGCAGACAAAGTTATCAATATCATATGTTCATAAAATTGGTGATtacaactaaagatgcaccgataccgatactagtatcggcagggggcgccgattcgGCCCGAAatgatggtatcggtatcggcgagtgccaacaaagacggcgccgataccatttaccggtccattattataacatttgaccgcagccttttttcttctcctggcgctcactacactctgtctctgtgttgtgtgatgacacgtgaacaccaagcagctatcgctattggcctgctccagaccaatgagaacgggccaaatagccactcctgaccaatgaaagtttcgagatgtggagttaaatcggccagtttcaatacctcgaacctgataaaacatttgaagacgaaacgtgaacaaacacaacgagtttgagcatgcaagagcaggactgctatccagaggaacggcgctggaccggtgcaacaatctctggtcagttcactacgtcaactttactttgtcttttacttaaagaaatgctgcagtaatttgggaactgtttccatagtagggttgccaccagaggttgcgctagactttttcgttgtctgtcattttgattgacagggtcataaaaatccggtcataatctatttttacccgtcacttaaatttttaaaatgttaataatgacatattcaatagtatttagttttcattcatctttaattaatattctgtccgaacaagcttaacagagaatccacaccgcgccatcacacatcaagcagctgtgcgttattagcgcctagcttgccttgaacacggctttttaggaagggtcggatttGACAagtcataaagaaaaaaaaaaaaaaaagggtttgaggataagcctgagaatgatcggttttctctctgctccatataagcaatatttcaacattgcttacacggccgagagtcggggcaaactgctcgtatgtgtgtgtgacatgcacgaacagtgcgtgcatgctatcgatccatatattttgaatataaacctgtacagggattatttatgcctgttatttgtgtcctctttttaataagcaaaatatgatatccctggaatgacggatgacagccagcatgtgtgattgtatggtcatttgttttgatgcttctgcgcatgcgggtcgtcttgctcagcgcatgtcggactgcgaattagtgcgcagatatgacaaaaaaatcggattcgtgcattaagacctgtagtatgaacgtagccataggcttgttgctgttaaaaagaggacacaaataacaggcatatataatccccgtttaggcttatagtcaaagtatatggatcgatagcatgcacgcactgttcgtgcatgtcacacacacattcgggcagtttgcccagactctcggccgtgtaagcaatgttgaaatattgcttatatggag
This window contains:
- the rxfp3.2b gene encoding relaxin family peptide receptor 3.2b; protein product: MNETGVLTLAPEPCEQQMTPEDNSGNCSVSSGENLSLHCWLQLLTKESNAEFQGDTSSLVVRVMIACVYSVVCALGLVGNVLALYLLHSRYRQKQSSINCFVMGLAITDLQFVLTLPFWAVDTALDFRWPFGRVMCKIISSVTTMNMYASVFFLTAMSVARYYSISSALKMHSRRAAATRAKWTSLGIWVVSLLVTLPHAIYSTTAQVSDEELCLVRFPDTANWDPQLLLGLYHLQKVLLGFLIPLIIISVCYLLLLRLVLSRRISGAGGPEVEQGRQNRRSKVTKSIVIVVLSFFLCWLPNQALTLWGVLIKFDLVPFSKAFYNVQAYAFPLTVCLAHTNSCLNPVLYCLIRREFRAGLKEIVLHTTPSFRGLTHLLRRKGKVAEAPPVMVLVQMDV